Proteins found in one Campylobacter canadensis genomic segment:
- a CDS encoding RidA family protein, with translation MNYPKAIGPYSVCAKGCNLVFVSGQLPINPSTGDFASNDIKELTRQSLRNIEAILKEQGLSMKDVIKTTILLADINDFASVNEAYAEFFSAPYPARSCFAVAALPKNARIEIEAIASCK, from the coding sequence ATGAATTATCCAAAAGCAATAGGACCTTATAGTGTTTGCGCTAAAGGTTGTAATTTAGTTTTTGTAAGTGGGCAATTACCAATTAACCCAAGCACAGGAGACTTTGCAAGTAATGATATTAAAGAATTAACAAGACAAAGTTTAAGAAATATTGAAGCTATTTTAAAAGAGCAAGGTTTAAGTATGAAAGATGTTATTAAAACTACGATTTTGTTAGCTGATATTAATGATTTTGCTAGTGTAAATGAAGCTTATGCTGAGTTTTTTAGCGCACCTTATCCTGCAAGGTCTTGCTTTGCTGTTGCTGCCTTACCTAAAAATGCAAGAATTGAAATAGAAGCAATAGCAAGTTGTAAATAA
- the crcB gene encoding fluoride efflux transporter CrcB produces MNIFLIALGGAIGAVLRYLCSTFLNKITSINSIIVGTLFVNVLGCLLIGLFYALLKQFESLSSYRLFFVVGFLGAFTTFSSISYESLVLLKTQGFFAFSLNIILNLIFGLSATYLALNYIK; encoded by the coding sequence TTGAATATATTTTTAATTGCTCTTGGCGGTGCTATTGGTGCAGTGCTTAGATATTTATGTAGTACTTTTTTAAACAAAATTACAAGCATAAATTCCATAATAGTTGGCACTTTGTTTGTTAATGTTTTAGGTTGTTTATTAATTGGACTTTTTTATGCACTTCTAAAACAATTTGAGAGCTTAAGTTCATATCGTTTATTTTTTGTGGTTGGATTTTTAGGTGCATTTACTACATTTTCAAGTATTTCTTATGAAAGTTTAGTATTGCTAAAAACTCAAGGCTTTTTTGCATTTAGTTTAAATATTATTCTTAATTTAATATTTGGACTAAGTGCAACTTACCTTGCATTAAATTATATTAAATAG
- the htpG gene encoding molecular chaperone HtpG codes for MEFKTEVNQLLNLMIHSLYSNKEIFLRELVSNASDAIDKLNYLYLSDDAYKNLNFTPAINIYVNKDAKTLIIEDNGIGMDKEDLHNNLGTIASSGTKKFLENISEDAKKNSDLIGQFGVGFYSAFMVASKIEVYTKKALSNEAFLWTSDASGYEINSTTKESFGTKIVLHLKDEEFANAYTIENLVSKYSNHISYPIFLEKEVSTKEDDKEVKEIKLEQINKAKALWRENKASLKEQDYFKFYESISYDSKEPLTYVHTNSEGSLNYSSLFFIPASAPFDLYRVDYEKQCKLYVKRVLISEKEELLPSYLRFVKGIIDVEDLPLNVSREILQENTILKKIKEVSTKKILSQISKLKENDKEKFKEFSNLFGAVIKEALFEHNTNKDEILSLCLFNNTKSDEALSIDELISDDNKIYYLLGENLSLLKNSPLLEKYKDKTVIFLSDKVDEIVMPNVTKYKEYDLINIKETQSGIKSDLSEEESKLKDKIKESLKDEVKDVNYAELGSSLSALSFDKNDQEYQMAKMMAQFGGQKFNAKPILEINPNHETYLALKDKFDDEKIFNDFCLIAYGLAALSQGLSFDKVSEFNKAILRMIK; via the coding sequence ATGGAATTTAAAACAGAAGTAAATCAATTATTAAATTTAATGATTCATTCGCTTTATTCAAATAAAGAAATTTTTTTAAGAGAACTTGTATCTAACGCATCTGATGCTATTGATAAGCTAAATTATTTATATTTAAGTGATGATGCTTACAAAAATCTTAATTTTACACCAGCTATTAACATTTATGTAAATAAAGATGCAAAAACATTAATCATTGAAGATAATGGAATTGGTATGGATAAAGAAGATTTACATAACAATCTAGGTACAATCGCATCAAGTGGAACTAAAAAATTCTTAGAAAATATTAGCGAAGATGCTAAAAAAAATAGTGATTTAATAGGGCAATTTGGTGTTGGATTTTATTCAGCCTTTATGGTTGCAAGTAAAATTGAAGTTTATACAAAAAAAGCTTTAAGCAATGAAGCCTTTTTATGGACAAGCGATGCTAGCGGTTATGAAATTAACTCAACTACAAAAGAAAGTTTTGGAACAAAAATAGTTTTACATTTAAAAGATGAAGAATTTGCAAACGCCTATACAATAGAAAATTTAGTAAGCAAATATTCAAATCATATCTCATATCCAATATTTTTAGAAAAAGAAGTTAGCACAAAAGAAGATGATAAAGAAGTTAAAGAAATAAAATTAGAGCAAATCAACAAAGCAAAAGCTTTATGGCGTGAAAATAAAGCAAGTTTAAAAGAGCAAGATTATTTTAAATTCTATGAAAGCATAAGCTATGATTCAAAAGAACCTTTAACTTATGTACATACAAACAGTGAAGGTAGTTTAAATTATTCAAGTTTATTTTTCATTCCAGCTAGTGCGCCTTTTGATTTATACAGAGTAGATTATGAAAAGCAATGCAAATTATATGTAAAAAGAGTTTTAATCAGCGAAAAAGAAGAACTTTTACCATCTTATTTAAGATTTGTAAAAGGTATAATTGATGTAGAAGATTTACCGCTTAATGTTAGTCGTGAAATTTTGCAAGAAAATACAATTTTAAAGAAAATTAAAGAAGTAAGCACAAAAAAAATTCTTTCTCAAATATCAAAATTAAAAGAAAATGATAAAGAGAAATTTAAAGAATTTTCTAATCTTTTTGGAGCAGTAATAAAAGAAGCCTTGTTTGAGCACAACACAAATAAAGATGAAATTTTATCATTATGTTTATTTAATAATACAAAAAGCGATGAAGCTTTAAGCATAGATGAATTAATAAGCGATGATAATAAAATATATTATTTATTAGGCGAAAACTTATCTTTATTAAAAAATTCTCCTTTGCTTGAAAAATATAAAGATAAAACTGTAATTTTCTTAAGCGATAAAGTAGATGAAATAGTAATGCCAAATGTAACAAAATATAAAGAATACGACCTTATAAATATAAAAGAAACACAATCAGGTATTAAAAGTGATTTAAGCGAAGAAGAGAGTAAGCTAAAAGATAAAATAAAAGAAAGTTTAAAAGATGAGGTAAAAGATGTAAATTATGCCGAATTAGGCAGTAGTTTAAGTGCTTTAAGCTTTGATAAAAATGACCAAGAATATCAAATGGCAAAAATGATGGCTCAGTTTGGTGGGCAAAAATTTAATGCCAAACCTATTTTAGAAATAAATCCAAATCACGAAACTTATCTTGCTTTAAAAGATAAATTTGATGATGAAAAAATCTTTAATGATTTTTGTTTAATTGCTTATGGATTAGCAGCCTTATCTCAAGGTTTATCTTTTGATAAGGTAAGTGAATTTAACAAAGCAATTTTAAGAATGATTAAGTAA
- a CDS encoding flagellin, with product MPIDGKITLTFKNVDGINDVTLEPVQVAKGGSTFAGGGLGALAEAINKSTDKTGIKASVSAISVFESPIRAGKTSDDFSINGVKIGSIEVKDKDGNGALVAAINAVTDQTGVEASVDSKGRLVLNNRDGRGIKITDGVDKSFDKDGKAYTKTTSAAAADKHLFFTNKVAEVDDGTKNTGQIAVDFSKSNTWGGGGEDADTNGSNDAKDSILNKNNMFDDVKKAYYEQAARHAADGYERAKNITITEGTGIDLSKIHANIQGALHLAMVAGGNTDETAGTTTAAGDNGKDTYKQWVADANDAIKKVAGQETSKHNSLQDLNAAIDDAVNKLTKVIDAAAGKTMADNEGENGIVAYAALNFLKGLKEGLNEPNRSGLTDIIGLTDENKTNFGRLSLSSNNGRDIVVQATTSAVDDKGKPKEIDVTSALGFDKNVVEKTISLRETNATISKEDADAMGFNTEEWQAGESGDNQNGYAAGVMTLKGAMAMMNIAENAIKALEAVRSDLGSVQNQLVSTINNISVTQVNVKSAESQIRDLDFASESSNFSKQQILAQSGVYALSQSNAVQQNVMKLLQ from the coding sequence ATGCCTATTGATGGTAAAATCACACTTACTTTTAAAAACGTTGATGGGATTAACGATGTTACTTTAGAGCCAGTACAAGTTGCAAAGGGTGGTTCTACATTTGCAGGTGGCGGACTTGGTGCTTTAGCTGAAGCTATTAATAAATCAACCGATAAAACAGGTATTAAAGCTTCTGTATCAGCTATAAGTGTATTTGAATCTCCAATTAGAGCAGGTAAAACATCAGATGATTTTTCAATTAATGGTGTAAAAATCGGCTCAATAGAAGTAAAAGACAAAGATGGAAACGGTGCTTTAGTAGCTGCAATTAACGCAGTAACCGACCAAACAGGAGTAGAAGCATCAGTTGATAGCAAAGGTAGATTAGTATTAAACAACCGTGATGGTCGTGGTATTAAGATTACTGATGGTGTTGATAAGAGTTTTGATAAAGATGGTAAAGCCTATACTAAAACTACTTCCGCAGCAGCTGCAGACAAACATTTGTTTTTTACTAATAAAGTAGCAGAAGTTGATGATGGCACAAAAAACACTGGGCAAATTGCTGTAGATTTTTCAAAATCAAATACTTGGGGTGGCGGTGGAGAAGATGCTGATACCAATGGAAGTAATGATGCCAAAGATTCTATTTTAAACAAAAATAATATGTTTGATGATGTTAAAAAAGCATATTATGAGCAAGCTGCTAGACATGCTGCGGATGGTTATGAAAGAGCCAAAAATATCACTATCACAGAAGGTACAGGAATTGATTTATCTAAAATACATGCAAATATACAAGGTGCTTTACATTTAGCAATGGTTGCTGGAGGCAATACAGATGAAACAGCTGGTACAACAACAGCGGCTGGAGATAATGGTAAAGATACCTATAAGCAGTGGGTTGCTGATGCAAATGATGCAATAAAAAAAGTAGCAGGACAAGAAACTTCAAAACATAATAGCCTACAAGATTTAAACGCTGCAATTGATGATGCAGTAAATAAACTTACAAAAGTTATTGATGCGGCTGCAGGTAAAACTATGGCAGATAATGAAGGGGAAAATGGTATTGTCGCATACGCTGCATTAAATTTCTTAAAAGGTTTAAAAGAAGGTTTAAATGAGCCTAATAGAAGTGGTTTAACTGATATTATTGGTTTAACTGATGAAAATAAAACTAATTTTGGAAGATTAAGCCTTAGCTCAAATAACGGAAGAGACATAGTTGTACAAGCAACAACTTCAGCTGTAGATGATAAAGGTAAACCAAAAGAAATTGATGTTACAAGCGCTTTAGGCTTTGATAAAAATGTTGTAGAAAAAACAATATCTTTAAGAGAAACAAACGCAACTATTTCTAAAGAAGACGCAGACGCAATGGGCTTTAACACAGAAGAATGGCAAGCAGGAGAGAGTGGCGACAACCAAAATGGTTACGCTGCAGGTGTAATGACCTTAAAAGGAGCAATGGCAATGATGAACATAGCAGAAAACGCTATTAAAGCACTAGAAGCTGTAAGAAGCGACCTTGGTTCTGTTCAAAACCAATTAGTTTCTACAATCAATAACATTAGCGTAACTCAAGTTAATGTTAAATCAGCAGAAAGCCAAATAAGAGACCTAGACTTTGCTAGTGAAAGTTCTAACTTTAGTAAGCAACAAATCCTAGCTCAAAGTGGTGTTTATGCGTTAAGCCAATCAAATGCAGTTCAACAAAATGTTATGAAGTTGTTACAATAG
- a CDS encoding prepilin-type N-terminal cleavage/methylation domain-containing protein, producing the protein MKKGFTMIELIFVIVILGILAAVAIPKINATRDDAEKVKSAQNIVTLIGDLGSYYTAQGEFATKTGGTDIDFAKMTNVAFSSTATDTAQLKIGSDSDCLKIKVDSANGKVTFTGKTTSPSKACEETLKLSTVKAAFGGNDLSTGSGTATIDFAASSVNFDF; encoded by the coding sequence ATGAAAAAAGGTTTTACAATGATTGAACTAATCTTTGTTATTGTTATTTTAGGTATATTAGCTGCTGTGGCTATTCCTAAGATTAATGCTACTAGAGATGATGCGGAGAAGGTTAAGTCAGCTCAAAATATTGTTACTTTAATTGGGGATTTAGGGTCTTATTATACGGCTCAGGGGGAATTTGCTACTAAGACTGGTGGTACTGATATTGATTTTGCAAAAATGACTAATGTGGCTTTTAGTAGCACCGCTACAGATACTGCACAATTAAAGATTGGCTCAGATAGTGATTGTTTAAAGATTAAGGTTGATTCTGCAAATGGTAAAGTTACTTTTACAGGAAAAACAACTTCACCTAGTAAAGCTTGTGAAGAAACTTTAAAATTATCAACAGTTAAAGCAGCTTTTGGTGGTAATGATTTATCAACTGGTAGTGGTACAGCAACAATCGATTTCGCCGCTTCAAGTGTAAATTTTGATTTCTAA
- a CDS encoding type II secretion system protein — MKKGFTMIELIFVIVILGILAAVAIPKINATRDDAEQVKATQNIATLMGDFASFYTSQGGFRDSSGSNIPFHKITNVALDSNGNLKIKNEVCLKFEIADDSSIKITSSGSSSGNSGKKLCSKIVAASTLLRNTADGKQLDDNNEITIDYSASGINFDGVSSTKAK; from the coding sequence ATGAAAAAAGGTTTTACAATGATTGAACTAATCTTTGTTATTGTTATTTTAGGTATATTAGCTGCTGTGGCTATTCCTAAGATTAATGCTACTAGAGATGATGCAGAACAAGTAAAGGCTACACAAAATATTGCAACATTAATGGGTGACTTTGCGTCTTTTTATACTTCTCAAGGTGGGTTTAGGGATTCAAGTGGAAGTAATATCCCTTTTCATAAAATAACAAATGTTGCTTTAGATAGTAATGGTAATTTAAAGATTAAAAATGAAGTTTGCTTAAAATTTGAAATAGCTGACGATTCAAGTATTAAAATTACTTCTTCAGGTTCTTCAAGTGGTAATAGTGGTAAGAAGTTATGTTCAAAAATTGTAGCAGCTTCTACATTATTAAGAAATACTGCTGATGGAAAACAGTTAGATGATAATAATGAAATAACAATTGATTACTCTGCAAGTGGAATAAATTTTGATGGAGTGTCTTCTACAAAAGCTAAATAA
- a CDS encoding DUF3972 domain-containing protein yields MQTYLELKEFCKLVHLDEEVVLTMIEKGSLKHKKEDDKILIEASTGTFALMPNTNSIQTSQQQITGNFVEKTIGTILNLHEKVLDAKDETLEVLKNENAFLKEALYSVQELYDADRKVIESLNAELTASREEIEFLKRKYKLMWNKAVENYKK; encoded by the coding sequence ATGCAAACTTATTTAGAGCTAAAAGAATTCTGTAAATTGGTTCATTTAGATGAAGAAGTGGTTTTAACGATGATAGAAAAAGGCTCATTAAAACATAAAAAAGAAGACGATAAAATCTTAATTGAAGCTAGTACAGGAACTTTTGCTTTAATGCCAAATACAAACTCCATTCAAACATCTCAACAGCAAATAACAGGAAATTTTGTAGAAAAAACAATAGGTACAATTTTAAATTTACACGAAAAGGTTTTAGATGCAAAAGATGAGACCTTAGAAGTCTTAAAAAACGAAAATGCTTTTTTAAAAGAAGCATTGTATTCAGTACAAGAACTATACGACGCTGATAGAAAGGTGATTGAGAGTTTAAATGCTGAATTGACAGCTTCTAGAGAAGAAATTGAATTTTTAAAAAGAAAATACAAATTAATGTGGAATAAGGCTGTAGAAAACTATAAAAAATAA
- a CDS encoding peptidase U32 family protein, with the protein MIEIVAPAGNLKKLKIAVNYGANAVYAGLSQFSLRSRSAKEFNEESFLEGINYAHSKNVKVYATVNGFHTSAQLDGLKRHLKTLERLKPDALIIASVGAMKLAKEFAPNIPIHVSTQANVLNYADAQVYKELGAKRVVLARELSLKDACDIANNCDVELEAFVHGSMCFAYSGRCLISAVQSGRRSNLGSCANDCRFPYELYAKNPENNALFRIEENESGTHIFNSKDLNLAKYIDKIVQSKAISALKIEGRTKSEYYVACAVRTYAKALKDALNNTFNPSEYEAELNTLKSRGFTDGYLINRPYEKDDTQNHITSIMQGTMQVQAISEDGEFFASKGILRVNESYEIFAPNDILIPQCDNEIGKIFCKDGKYFLEFKKLINEKNKEFNELHSGNINLCKSPVKLCEFVFLRS; encoded by the coding sequence ATGATAGAAATAGTAGCTCCAGCAGGAAATTTAAAAAAATTAAAAATAGCGGTTAATTATGGTGCAAATGCAGTTTATGCAGGGCTTTCTCAATTTTCATTGCGTTCTCGTTCAGCCAAAGAATTCAATGAAGAAAGTTTTTTAGAAGGTATAAATTATGCACATTCAAAAAATGTCAAAGTTTATGCTACCGTAAATGGTTTTCACACATCAGCTCAACTTGATGGCTTAAAAAGACATTTAAAAACACTAGAGCGTTTAAAGCCTGATGCTTTAATAATTGCAAGCGTAGGTGCTATGAAATTAGCAAAAGAATTTGCACCTAACATTCCAATCCATGTTAGTACTCAAGCAAATGTCTTAAACTACGCTGATGCGCAGGTATATAAAGAATTAGGTGCAAAAAGAGTAGTTTTAGCAAGAGAGTTGAGTTTAAAAGATGCCTGTGATATTGCTAATAATTGCGATGTGGAACTTGAGGCTTTTGTGCATGGTTCAATGTGTTTTGCATATAGTGGAAGATGTTTAATATCAGCGGTTCAAAGTGGTAGAAGAAGTAATTTAGGCTCTTGTGCTAATGACTGCCGTTTTCCTTATGAATTATATGCTAAAAATCCAGAAAATAACGCACTTTTTCGTATAGAAGAAAATGAAAGTGGAACTCATATTTTTAATTCAAAAGATTTAAATTTAGCTAAATATATTGACAAAATAGTGCAAAGTAAAGCAATTTCTGCACTTAAAATAGAAGGAAGAACAAAAAGCGAATATTATGTTGCTTGTGCTGTTAGAACTTATGCTAAAGCACTTAAAGATGCTTTAAATAACACTTTTAACCCAAGTGAATATGAAGCTGAATTAAACACATTAAAATCTCGTGGCTTTACAGATGGCTATTTAATAAATAGACCTTATGAAAAAGATGATACTCAAAACCATATTACCTCAATAATGCAAGGTACAATGCAAGTTCAAGCTATTAGCGAAGATGGAGAATTTTTTGCATCAAAAGGCATTTTAAGAGTTAATGAAAGTTATGAAATATTTGCCCCAAATGATATTTTAATACCACAATGTGACAATGAAATAGGTAAAATATTTTGCAAAGATGGTAAATATTTTTTAGAATTTAAAAAACTAATCAATGAAAAAAACAAAGAATTTAATGAATTACACAGTGGTAATATAAATTTATGTAAAAGCCCTGTAAAACTTTGTGAATTTGTATTTTTAAGGAGTTAA
- a CDS encoding chemotaxis protein: MTQEELDALMAGGLDDEELVQEEQEVKEEKAQTSEEELDESYKSYRPDSTKSWPPPPPTQDHKVVHQLDDVTRDSEIKATELLGKIEMIMDYFANAEAIVKKLKKHHSNLEELFKLLNEKFPNVNRFNEELEQLNNLKADYDELNDALAMGQDEAMMAMDAMQYQDIHRQKIERVINVMRALSKYMNSLFEGKIDDEKRVSSAVHIEGDNTADLVSNDDIEALIASLGKK, encoded by the coding sequence ATGACACAAGAAGAATTAGATGCTTTAATGGCTGGTGGGCTTGATGATGAAGAACTTGTGCAAGAAGAGCAAGAAGTAAAAGAAGAAAAAGCACAAACAAGTGAAGAAGAATTGGATGAAAGCTATAAATCATACCGTCCAGATTCTACTAAATCTTGGCCGCCGCCACCGCCAACTCAAGACCATAAAGTAGTTCATCAATTAGATGATGTTACAAGAGATAGCGAAATAAAAGCTACTGAATTACTTGGCAAAATAGAAATGATTATGGATTATTTTGCAAATGCAGAAGCTATAGTAAAAAAATTAAAAAAACATCATTCAAACTTAGAAGAATTATTTAAATTGTTAAATGAAAAATTCCCTAATGTAAATAGGTTTAATGAAGAATTAGAACAATTAAATAATTTAAAAGCTGATTATGATGAATTAAACGATGCTTTAGCTATGGGACAAGATGAAGCTATGATGGCAATGGATGCTATGCAATATCAAGATATACATAGACAAAAGATTGAAAGAGTTATAAATGTTATGCGTGCCTTATCAAAATATATGAATTCCTTATTTGAAGGTAAAATTGATGATGAAAAGCGTGTAAGCTCAGCTGTTCATATTGAAGGCGATAATACAGCAGATTTAGTAAGTAACGATGATATCGAAGCCTTAATCGCATCACTAGGAAAAAAATGA
- the glnA gene encoding type I glutamate--ammonia ligase has product MAKFVKDLKEFYSFCEKNEVEFVDFRFTSFDGAWNHLTYTLHSVTNELLENGIPFDASSYKGWQPIEKSDMILKPDITTAFLDPFTSDNTIIVICDIYDVYKNDFYEKCPRTIAKKAQEFLKQSGIADEIFIGAENEFFVFDDVKIIDSMHYAMYQIDSEEGEWNDAKNYDDSYNSAHRPRRKGGYTAIMPVDSMQDLRAEMVQVLQRVGLECFVHHHEGAQGQGEIGVKFDNLVQAADNVQIYKYVVKMVAHLNGKTATFMPKPLHLDNGSGMHVHMSLFKDGVNLFYDEKGYSKLSQTAIHFIGGVLRHAKSVAAFSNATTNSYKRLIPGFEAPSILTYSCQNRSASCRVPYGIGKNSARVEMRFPDSSSNVYLCFASLLLAGIDGVKNKLLAAGPMDENLFKLSLDEIREKGIEQMPHTLRSALENMLKDNAYLRPIFSEVCIQDYQRMKFKNQVWPIEQRPTAYEFKTTYSC; this is encoded by the coding sequence ATGGCTAAATTCGTAAAAGACTTAAAAGAGTTTTATAGTTTTTGTGAAAAAAATGAGGTTGAATTTGTAGATTTTAGATTTACTTCTTTTGATGGTGCTTGGAATCATCTTACTTATACACTTCATTCTGTTACAAATGAATTGTTAGAAAATGGAATTCCTTTTGATGCAAGCTCATATAAAGGTTGGCAGCCAATTGAAAAAAGCGATATGATTTTAAAACCAGATATCACAACTGCTTTTTTAGACCCATTTACTAGCGATAATACGATAATTGTAATTTGTGATATTTATGATGTTTATAAAAATGATTTTTATGAAAAATGTCCAAGAACAATTGCAAAAAAAGCTCAAGAATTTTTAAAACAAAGTGGCATTGCTGATGAAATTTTTATAGGTGCTGAAAATGAGTTTTTTGTTTTTGATGATGTGAAAATAATTGATTCTATGCATTATGCAATGTATCAAATAGATAGTGAAGAAGGCGAATGGAATGACGCTAAAAACTATGATGATTCATACAATAGCGCTCATCGTCCTAGAAGAAAAGGTGGTTATACTGCAATTATGCCTGTTGATAGTATGCAAGATTTAAGAGCTGAAATGGTACAAGTTTTGCAAAGGGTTGGGCTTGAATGCTTTGTACATCATCACGAAGGAGCGCAAGGGCAAGGCGAAATTGGTGTAAAATTTGATAATTTAGTTCAAGCAGCTGATAATGTGCAAATATATAAATATGTTGTAAAAATGGTTGCGCATTTAAATGGAAAAACAGCTACATTTATGCCAAAACCACTGCATTTAGATAATGGTAGCGGTATGCATGTGCATATGAGCTTATTTAAAGACGGGGTAAATTTATTTTATGATGAAAAAGGCTATTCAAAATTAAGCCAAACAGCAATTCATTTTATAGGCGGAGTATTAAGACACGCTAAAAGTGTAGCAGCATTTTCAAATGCAACAACCAATTCTTACAAAAGGCTAATACCTGGTTTTGAAGCGCCTAGCATTCTTACATACTCATGTCAAAATCGCTCTGCAAGTTGCCGTGTGCCTTATGGAATAGGTAAAAATAGCGCAAGGGTTGAAATGCGTTTTCCTGATTCAAGTTCAAATGTGTATTTATGCTTTGCTAGTTTATTATTAGCTGGTATTGATGGTGTTAAAAATAAACTTTTAGCAGCAGGTCCGATGGATGAAAACTTATTTAAATTAAGTCTTGATGAAATTAGAGAAAAAGGTATTGAGCAAATGCCACATACTTTAAGGTCTGCTTTAGAAAATATGCTAAAAGATAATGCTTATTTAAGACCAATTTTTAGTGAGGTTTGCATTCAAGATTATCAGCGTATGAAATTTAAAAATCAAGTATGGCCGATAGAGCAAAGACCAACTGCTTATGAATTTAAAACTACATATTCGTGCTAA
- a CDS encoding hemolysin family protein: MLFLALFCVFLNAFFVLSEFSIVKVRKSKLEELANSGNSSAKLALNMYNHLDTYLSATQLGITLSSLALGWLGESSVATILSKLLSSFNVNPVAIHSISVVISFIFITLMHVVLGEIVPKSIAIAKTEKVVLIISRPLYYFRILFAPFIISFDYLSIGILKIFGIKTNIENAHTEEEIKIIASESQRSGVLDEFETEIIQNAVDFSDIVAKEIMTPRRDMICLNKISNYEENLKIVKEFKHTRFPYIDASKDNILGMIHIRDLLDNSDLNSCVRNVLFVPENLSISKILLQMNKEQIHTAIVVDEYGGTAGLLTMEDIIEELVGEISDEHDIKSQEIKKISDNVYIVNGRLDIESVEELLGIKFDDDLEELTIGGYVFNRLGHMPSEKERCEDEFCYYEVKSMHANSIKLLKIIKKG; the protein is encoded by the coding sequence ATGCTATTTTTAGCATTGTTTTGTGTATTTTTAAATGCGTTTTTTGTGTTGTCTGAATTTAGTATTGTAAAGGTTAGAAAAAGCAAGTTAGAAGAATTAGCAAATTCTGGTAATTCTTCAGCTAAACTTGCTTTAAATATGTATAATCATTTAGATACATATTTATCAGCAACTCAATTAGGTATTACTTTAAGCTCTCTTGCTTTAGGTTGGCTTGGTGAAAGTTCTGTAGCAACTATTTTAAGTAAATTGCTTTCATCTTTTAATGTTAATCCTGTTGCAATTCATAGCATTAGCGTTGTAATTTCTTTTATTTTTATTACATTAATGCATGTTGTTTTAGGAGAAATCGTTCCAAAAAGTATTGCAATAGCAAAGACAGAAAAGGTTGTTTTAATAATTTCAAGACCACTTTATTATTTTAGAATTTTATTTGCTCCATTTATTATTTCTTTTGATTATTTATCCATTGGAATTTTAAAGATTTTTGGCATTAAAACAAATATAGAAAATGCCCACACAGAAGAAGAAATAAAAATCATAGCAAGCGAAAGTCAAAGAAGCGGTGTGCTTGATGAATTTGAAACAGAAATCATACAAAATGCAGTTGATTTTAGTGATATTGTTGCTAAAGAGATTATGACACCAAGAAGAGATATGATTTGCTTAAATAAAATCTCAAATTATGAAGAAAATTTAAAAATCGTAAAAGAATTTAAACACACTAGATTCCCTTACATAGACGCTAGTAAAGATAATATTTTAGGTATGATTCATATTAGAGATTTGCTTGATAATAGCGACTTAAATTCTTGTGTTAGAAATGTGTTATTTGTACCTGAAAATCTAAGTATTTCAAAAATACTTTTGCAAATGAATAAAGAACAAATTCACACAGCAATCGTAGTTGATGAATATGGCGGTACAGCAGGACTTTTAACTATGGAAGATATTATTGAAGAATTAGTCGGCGAAATAAGCGATGAGCACGATATAAAATCACAAGAAATTAAAAAAATAAGTGATAATGTTTATATAGTAAATGGGCGTTTAGATATTGAAAGTGTTGAAGAATTACTAGGTATTAAATTTGATGATGACTTAGAAGAGCTTACAATTGGGGGGTATGTATTTAATCGCTTGGGTCATATGCCTAGTGAAAAAGAAAGATGCGAAGATGAATTTTGCTACTACGAAGTAAAATCAATGCACGCAAACAGTATAAAACTATTAAAAATTATAAAGAAAGGTTAA